In Streptomyces sp. NBC_00414, a single window of DNA contains:
- a CDS encoding discoidin domain-containing protein — protein sequence MRPQRRGWRGIAAVLSTALLLLGWPSLTAAAAAAGPNLAAGRPATASSAHAEYAANNITDGNQGTYWQSAGSSLPQWVQTDLGAAARVDEVVLKLPAGWESRNQTLSVQGSADGTSFTTLKTSASYAFSPGSANTVTVTFPAAQARHIRIEITANTGWQAAQLSELEVREAGDSSANLARGRTLTAASHNETYLPANAADGNKASYWESRNNDLPQWIQVDLASSVRVNRVVLRLPDGWGARSQTLKIQGSANGTDFSDLTASKAYAFAPGEGNSVTISFDATTTRYVRVLVTANTVQNAGQLSELEVYGPATGDTQAPSAPADLAYTEPATGQIRLTWKASDDNTGVTGYDVYANNELLTSVAGSVTTYTDTRPGSATVSYFVRAKDAAGNVSGNSNTVTRRGESGDTQAPTAPANLALTEPAAGQIRLAWNASSDNTGVTGYEVYANNSLLTTVGGSVTTYTDNRSASATVSYFVRAKDAAGNVSGNSNTVTRNGTSGPGSNLAVGKPITASSTVHTFVAENANDNSTSTYWEGSGHPATLTVKLGANADVSSLVLKLNPDSAWGARTQNIQVLGREQDATGYTSLVAAKDYAFNPSSGNSVTVPVTARVADVQLRFTSNTGAPAGQIAEFQVIGTAAPNPDLEVTGLTASPASPVESDEITLTATVRNSGEAAAPASAVALRLGGTKVATASVAALAAGATRTVSASIGARDAGTYQLSAVADDAGAVIEQNETNNTYTSPTSLVVRPVSSSDLVPVLTTTPSGPADGDTVTFKAAVRNQGTTASAGGAHGLTVALVDSKGATVKTLTGSYDGTIAAGATTGAVTLGTWTAANGSYTVRTTVAADANELPVKRENNSATQSLFVGRGANMPYDMYEAEDGTTGGGAATVGPNRTVGDLAGEASGRKAVTLDSTGEYVEFTTKAATNTLVTRFSIPDSAGGGGIDATLNVYVDGTFRKALPLTSKYAWLYGAEAGPGNSPSAGAPRHIYDEAHLMLGETVPEGAKIRLQKDTANTSRYAIDFVSLEKVAPVANPDPAAYAVPTGFGHQDVQNALDRVRMDTTGKLTGVYLPPGDYQTSSKFQVYGKAVQVVGAGPWYTQFHAPSGQDNTDIGFRAENSAKGSSFRNFAYFGNYTSRIDGPGKVFDFANVSDMVIDNTWTEHMICLYWGANTDKVTISNARIRNTFADAINMTNGSTDNHVVNNESRASGDDSFALFSAIDAGGADMKDNLYENLTSILTWRAAGIAVYGGYDNTFRNIHIADTLVYSGITISSLDFGYPMNGFGTEPTTVENVSVVRSGGHFWGNQTFPGIWLFSASKVFQGIRVNDVDIVDPTYSGIMFQTQYDAGGRPINPIKDTILTDISITGARKSGDAYDAKSGFGLWANELPEQGQGPAVGEVTFNGLRFSGNAVDVRNTTSTFKININP from the coding sequence ATGAGACCGCAACGCCGGGGATGGCGGGGGATAGCCGCCGTTCTCTCGACCGCACTGCTCCTGCTGGGCTGGCCGTCGCTGACCGCCGCCGCGGCGGCCGCCGGACCCAACCTCGCCGCCGGACGGCCCGCCACCGCCAGCAGCGCCCACGCCGAATACGCCGCGAACAACATCACCGACGGCAATCAGGGAACGTACTGGCAGAGCGCCGGGAGCAGCCTTCCCCAGTGGGTCCAGACGGACCTCGGTGCCGCCGCGCGCGTGGACGAGGTGGTGCTGAAGCTGCCGGCCGGCTGGGAGAGCCGCAATCAGACGCTGTCCGTCCAGGGCAGCGCGGACGGCACGAGCTTCACCACGCTGAAGACCTCCGCGTCCTACGCCTTCAGCCCCGGCAGCGCCAACACGGTGACGGTGACCTTCCCCGCCGCCCAGGCCCGCCACATCCGGATCGAGATCACCGCCAACACCGGGTGGCAGGCCGCCCAGCTCTCCGAGCTGGAGGTCCGCGAGGCCGGTGACTCCTCGGCGAACCTGGCTCGCGGCCGCACCCTCACCGCCGCCAGCCACAACGAGACCTATCTGCCGGCCAACGCGGCCGACGGCAACAAGGCCAGCTACTGGGAGAGCCGCAACAACGACCTGCCGCAGTGGATCCAGGTGGACCTGGCTTCCTCCGTGCGCGTCAACCGGGTCGTGCTGCGCCTGCCCGACGGCTGGGGCGCCCGCAGTCAGACCCTGAAGATCCAGGGCAGCGCCAACGGCACCGACTTCTCCGACCTGACCGCCTCCAAGGCGTACGCGTTCGCGCCGGGCGAGGGCAACTCGGTGACGATCTCCTTCGACGCGACCACCACCCGGTACGTGCGGGTCCTGGTCACCGCCAACACCGTGCAGAACGCTGGCCAGTTGTCCGAGCTGGAGGTCTACGGCCCGGCGACCGGCGACACCCAGGCGCCGAGCGCGCCCGCGGACCTCGCCTACACCGAGCCCGCCACCGGCCAGATCCGGCTGACCTGGAAGGCGTCCGACGACAACACGGGTGTCACCGGCTACGACGTGTACGCCAACAACGAGCTGCTCACCAGCGTCGCGGGCTCGGTCACCACGTACACCGACACCCGTCCCGGCAGCGCCACGGTCTCCTACTTTGTGCGGGCCAAGGACGCGGCCGGGAACGTCTCGGGCAACAGCAACACCGTCACCCGCAGAGGCGAGAGCGGTGACACCCAGGCGCCCACCGCGCCCGCGAACCTGGCCCTCACCGAACCGGCCGCCGGGCAGATCCGGCTCGCCTGGAACGCCTCCAGCGACAACACCGGCGTCACCGGCTACGAGGTGTACGCCAACAACAGCCTGCTCACGACAGTCGGCGGCTCGGTCACCACGTACACCGACAACCGTTCCGCGAGTGCCACGGTCTCGTACTTCGTGCGGGCCAAGGACGCGGCCGGGAACGTCTCCGGCAACAGCAACACCGTGACCCGCAACGGTACTTCGGGCCCCGGCTCCAACCTCGCGGTCGGCAAGCCGATCACGGCCTCCTCGACCGTGCACACCTTCGTCGCGGAGAACGCCAACGACAACAGCACCTCCACCTACTGGGAGGGCTCCGGCCACCCCGCCACCCTCACCGTGAAGCTCGGTGCCAACGCCGACGTCTCCTCGCTCGTCCTCAAGCTCAACCCGGACAGCGCCTGGGGCGCCCGCACCCAGAACATCCAGGTCCTCGGCCGCGAGCAGGACGCCACCGGGTACACCAGCCTGGTCGCGGCGAAGGACTACGCCTTCAACCCGTCCAGCGGTAACAGCGTCACCGTGCCCGTCACGGCGCGCGTGGCCGACGTACAGCTGCGCTTCACCTCCAACACGGGTGCCCCGGCCGGGCAGATCGCCGAGTTCCAGGTGATCGGCACCGCGGCGCCCAACCCGGATCTGGAGGTCACCGGGCTGACCGCCTCGCCCGCCTCGCCGGTCGAGTCCGACGAGATCACCCTCACCGCCACCGTCCGCAACAGCGGCGAGGCCGCCGCGCCCGCCAGCGCCGTCGCGCTGCGGCTGGGCGGCACCAAGGTCGCCACCGCCTCCGTCGCCGCCCTCGCGGCCGGCGCGACGCGCACCGTCAGTGCCTCCATCGGGGCACGGGACGCAGGCACCTACCAGCTCAGCGCCGTCGCCGACGACGCCGGCGCCGTCATCGAGCAGAACGAGACCAACAACACCTACACCAGCCCCACTTCACTGGTCGTACGCCCGGTCAGCAGCTCCGACCTCGTGCCGGTCCTGACCACCACACCGTCCGGCCCGGCGGACGGCGACACCGTCACCTTCAAGGCCGCCGTACGCAACCAGGGCACCACCGCCTCGGCGGGCGGCGCGCACGGCCTCACCGTCGCGCTGGTCGACTCCAAGGGCGCCACCGTGAAGACCCTGACCGGCTCCTACGACGGCACGATCGCCGCCGGAGCCACCACGGGCGCGGTCACGCTGGGCACCTGGACGGCCGCCAACGGCTCGTACACGGTACGTACCACCGTCGCCGCCGACGCCAACGAACTCCCCGTGAAGCGGGAGAACAACAGCGCCACCCAGTCCCTGTTCGTCGGACGCGGCGCCAACATGCCCTACGACATGTACGAGGCGGAGGACGGCACCACCGGCGGCGGAGCGGCGACCGTCGGACCCAACCGGACCGTCGGCGACCTCGCGGGCGAGGCCTCCGGTCGCAAGGCCGTCACCCTCGACAGCACCGGTGAGTACGTGGAGTTCACCACCAAGGCGGCCACGAACACCCTGGTCACCCGCTTCTCCATCCCGGACTCCGCGGGCGGCGGCGGCATCGACGCCACCCTCAACGTCTACGTCGACGGCACCTTCCGCAAGGCGCTGCCGCTCACCTCGAAGTACGCCTGGCTGTACGGGGCCGAGGCAGGTCCGGGCAACTCCCCCTCCGCGGGAGCCCCTCGCCACATCTACGACGAGGCACACCTGATGCTGGGCGAGACCGTCCCGGAGGGTGCGAAGATCCGGCTGCAGAAGGACACGGCCAACACCTCCCGGTACGCGATCGACTTCGTCAGCCTGGAGAAGGTGGCGCCGGTCGCCAACCCGGACCCGGCCGCGTACGCCGTGCCGACCGGCTTCGGTCACCAGGACGTGCAGAACGCCCTGGACCGGGTGCGGATGGACACCACGGGCAAGCTCACCGGGGTCTACCTCCCGCCGGGCGACTACCAGACGTCCAGCAAGTTCCAGGTGTACGGCAAGGCCGTGCAGGTGGTCGGCGCCGGGCCCTGGTACACGCAGTTCCACGCCCCGTCGGGCCAGGACAACACCGATATCGGCTTCCGGGCGGAGAACTCCGCGAAGGGGTCCTCGTTCAGGAACTTCGCCTACTTCGGCAACTACACCTCCCGCATCGACGGGCCTGGCAAGGTGTTCGACTTCGCGAACGTCTCGGACATGGTCATCGACAACACCTGGACCGAGCACATGATCTGCCTCTACTGGGGCGCCAACACCGACAAGGTGACGATCAGCAACGCGCGCATCCGCAACACGTTCGCCGACGCCATCAACATGACCAACGGTTCGACGGACAACCACGTGGTCAACAACGAGTCCCGGGCCTCCGGCGACGACAGCTTCGCGCTGTTCTCCGCGATCGACGCGGGTGGCGCCGACATGAAGGACAACCTCTACGAGAACCTGACCTCGATCCTCACCTGGCGGGCCGCCGGCATCGCCGTCTACGGCGGCTACGACAACACCTTCCGCAACATCCACATCGCCGACACCCTGGTCTACTCGGGCATCACGATCAGCTCGCTGGACTTCGGCTATCCGATGAACGGGTTCGGTACCGAGCCGACGACCGTGGAGAACGTGTCGGTGGTCCGCTCGGGCGGCCACTTCTGGGGCAACCAGACCTTCCCCGGCATCTGGCTGTTCTCCGCCTCGAAGGTCTTCCAGGGCATCCGCGTCAACGACGTGGACATCGTGGACCCGACCTACAGCGGGATCATGTTCCAGACCCAGTACGACGCGGGCGGGCGGCCGATCAACCCGATCAAGGACACGATCCTCACCGACATCTCGATCACGGGCGCCCGCAAGAGCGGGGACGCCTACGACGCGAAGTCCGGGTTCGGGCTGTGGGCCAACGAGCTGCCCGAACAGGGGCAGGGTCCGGCGGTCGGTGAGGTCACCTTCAACGGCCTGCGCTTCAGCGGCAACGCCGTGGACGTCCGCAACACCACCTCCACCTTCAAGATCAACATCAACCCCTGA
- a CDS encoding CARDB domain-containing protein — MRWRPLGRRSLTGAVIAALMTTGLLPLALTSSARAATAPVGGERAKAAADVNLALGRPATAGGTNGSYVAGNVTDGSQASYWEGPAGSFPQWVQVDLGATRTVDQVVLKLPAAWESRSQTLSVQGSTDGSSFSALSASAGRAFNPAQANTVPVTLASPATARYVRVNITGNTGWNAAQLSELEVIGDDGGTSEPPTGTNLARNKPVEATSSVQSYVAANATDDSVSTYWEAAGHPSDLTVKLGADADITAVVVKLNPDQAWGARTQGIQVFGRQNSASGFTSLRDRADYAFSPSRDNNSVTLPVSGRWSDVRLRFFSNTGAPGGQVAEFQVVGTAAPAPDLTVTGLDWTPASPSERDAVTVNATVRNAGTARSAATTVEASLEGTVAGSGTVPALDAGASATVAVSAGTRPAGSYGVSAVVDPRNTVAELDDSNNSRTAATRLVVGQAPGPDLEVSGITTNPANPAVGSSVSFTVAVHNRGTTAAAAGSVTRLQVGSTTLNGTTAQVASGATVNVAINGTWTATSGGATLTATADATGVVTETSENNNALAKSLVVGRGAAVPYTELEAEDGRYQGTLLTADAKRTFGHTNFATESSGRKAVRLGSTGQFVEFTSTAPSNSIVVRNSVPDSASGGGASATISLYAGDTFVQKLDLSSKHSWLYGTTDDPEGLTNTPGSDARRLFDESHALLSQTYPVGTKFRLQRDAGDTAAFYVIDLIDLEQVAPASAKPANCTSITEYGAVPNDGLDDTDAIQRAVTADQNGQIPCVWIPSGQWRQEQKILTDDPLNRGQYNQVGIRDVTIKGAGMWHSQLYTLTPPHQAGGINHPHEGNFGFDIDHNTQISDIAIFGSGTIRGGDGNAEGGVGLNGRFGKGTKITNVWIEHANVGVWAGRDYSNIPELWGPGDGLEFTGVRIRNTYADGINFANGTRNSTVYNSSFRNTGDDALAVWSSKYVKDTSVDIGHDNHFRNNTIQLPWRANGIAVYGGYGNTIENNVIADTMNYPGIMLATDHDPLPFTGQTLIAGNALHRTGGAFWNEDQEFGAITLFAQGQDIPGVTIRDTEIHDSTYDGIQFKTGGGSMPGVKITDVKIDGSKNGSGILAMSGARGSAALTNVTITDSAEGSVLIEPGSQFTITGAPVGASAARLNR; from the coding sequence ATGAGATGGAGACCCCTCGGCCGCCGGTCACTGACCGGCGCCGTCATAGCCGCGCTCATGACGACCGGGCTGCTGCCGCTGGCCCTCACATCGAGCGCCCGTGCGGCCACCGCCCCGGTCGGCGGCGAGCGGGCGAAGGCCGCGGCCGACGTCAACCTCGCACTCGGCCGGCCGGCCACCGCGGGTGGCACCAACGGCTCGTACGTGGCCGGGAACGTCACCGACGGTTCCCAGGCGTCCTACTGGGAGGGGCCGGCCGGCTCGTTCCCGCAGTGGGTCCAGGTCGACCTCGGCGCGACCCGCACCGTCGACCAGGTGGTGCTCAAGCTGCCCGCCGCCTGGGAGAGCCGCAGTCAGACGCTGTCCGTCCAGGGCAGCACCGACGGCTCCAGCTTCAGCGCCCTCTCCGCCTCGGCCGGCCGGGCGTTCAACCCCGCGCAGGCCAACACCGTCCCCGTCACCCTGGCCTCCCCCGCCACGGCACGCTATGTCCGGGTGAACATCACCGGGAACACCGGCTGGAACGCCGCTCAGCTCTCCGAGCTGGAGGTGATCGGCGACGACGGCGGCACCAGCGAGCCGCCCACCGGCACCAACCTGGCCCGCAACAAGCCGGTCGAGGCCACCTCGTCGGTCCAGTCGTACGTCGCCGCGAACGCCACCGACGACTCCGTCTCCACCTACTGGGAGGCGGCGGGCCACCCCTCCGACCTCACCGTGAAGCTCGGCGCCGACGCGGACATCACCGCCGTGGTGGTCAAGCTCAACCCGGACCAGGCGTGGGGAGCCCGGACCCAGGGCATCCAGGTGTTCGGCCGGCAGAACTCGGCGAGCGGCTTCACCTCGCTGCGTGACCGCGCCGACTACGCCTTCAGCCCCTCCCGGGACAACAACTCGGTGACCCTCCCGGTCAGCGGCCGCTGGTCCGACGTCCGGCTGCGGTTCTTCTCCAACACCGGCGCGCCCGGCGGCCAGGTCGCCGAGTTCCAGGTCGTCGGGACCGCGGCACCCGCACCCGACCTGACCGTCACCGGGCTCGACTGGACGCCCGCCTCCCCCTCTGAGCGGGACGCGGTGACCGTCAACGCCACCGTCCGCAACGCGGGCACGGCACGCTCGGCCGCCACGACCGTCGAGGCCAGCCTGGAGGGCACGGTCGCCGGCAGCGGCACCGTACCCGCGCTCGACGCGGGCGCGTCCGCAACCGTGGCCGTCTCGGCGGGCACCCGCCCGGCCGGCAGCTACGGCGTGTCCGCCGTGGTCGACCCGCGCAACACGGTCGCCGAGCTCGACGACTCCAACAACAGCCGCACCGCCGCGACCCGGCTGGTCGTCGGCCAGGCACCCGGCCCCGACCTCGAAGTCAGCGGCATCACCACCAACCCGGCCAACCCGGCCGTCGGCTCGTCCGTCTCCTTCACCGTCGCCGTGCACAACCGCGGTACCACCGCCGCGGCGGCCGGTTCGGTGACCAGGCTCCAGGTCGGATCCACCACGCTCAACGGCACGACCGCCCAGGTGGCGTCCGGCGCCACCGTGAACGTGGCGATCAACGGGACGTGGACGGCGACCAGCGGCGGGGCCACCCTCACCGCGACCGCCGACGCCACCGGAGTGGTCACCGAGACCAGCGAGAACAACAACGCGCTCGCCAAGTCCCTCGTCGTCGGCCGGGGCGCCGCCGTCCCGTACACCGAACTGGAGGCGGAGGACGGCCGCTACCAGGGCACCCTGCTCACCGCCGACGCCAAGCGGACCTTCGGACACACCAACTTCGCCACCGAGTCCTCGGGCCGCAAGGCCGTCCGGCTCGGCTCCACCGGCCAGTTCGTCGAGTTCACCTCGACCGCGCCCTCCAACTCGATCGTGGTGCGCAACTCGGTCCCGGACTCCGCGAGCGGTGGCGGAGCTTCGGCCACGATCAGTCTGTACGCCGGCGACACCTTCGTACAGAAGCTGGATCTGTCGTCCAAGCACAGCTGGCTGTACGGGACCACCGACGACCCCGAGGGGCTGACCAACACCCCCGGCAGTGACGCCCGGCGGCTCTTCGACGAGTCGCACGCGCTGCTGTCGCAGACCTACCCGGTGGGCACCAAGTTCCGGCTGCAGCGGGACGCGGGCGACACGGCCGCGTTCTACGTCATCGACCTGATCGACCTGGAGCAGGTCGCCCCCGCGTCCGCCAAACCGGCCAACTGCACCTCGATCACCGAGTACGGGGCCGTCCCGAACGACGGCCTCGACGACACCGACGCCATCCAGCGGGCTGTCACCGCCGACCAGAACGGCCAGATCCCCTGCGTGTGGATCCCCTCCGGGCAGTGGCGCCAGGAGCAGAAGATCCTCACCGACGACCCGCTGAACCGCGGCCAGTACAACCAGGTCGGCATCCGGGACGTCACCATCAAGGGTGCGGGCATGTGGCACTCCCAGCTCTACACGCTCACCCCGCCCCACCAGGCCGGCGGCATCAACCACCCGCACGAGGGCAACTTCGGCTTCGACATCGACCACAACACCCAGATCTCCGACATCGCCATCTTCGGCTCGGGCACCATCCGCGGCGGCGACGGCAACGCCGAGGGTGGCGTGGGTCTCAACGGCCGCTTCGGCAAGGGCACGAAGATCACCAACGTGTGGATCGAGCACGCCAACGTCGGCGTGTGGGCCGGCCGCGACTACTCCAACATCCCCGAACTGTGGGGACCGGGCGACGGATTGGAGTTCACCGGCGTACGCATCCGCAACACCTACGCCGACGGCATCAACTTCGCCAACGGCACCCGTAACTCCACCGTCTACAACTCGTCCTTCCGCAACACCGGTGACGACGCACTCGCCGTCTGGTCGAGCAAGTACGTGAAGGACACCTCGGTGGACATCGGCCACGACAACCACTTCCGCAACAACACGATCCAGCTGCCGTGGCGCGCCAACGGCATCGCGGTGTACGGCGGTTACGGCAACACCATCGAGAACAACGTCATCGCCGACACGATGAACTACCCCGGCATCATGCTCGCCACCGACCACGACCCGCTCCCGTTCACCGGGCAGACCCTCATCGCGGGCAACGCCCTGCACCGGACGGGCGGCGCGTTCTGGAACGAGGACCAGGAGTTCGGCGCCATCACGCTCTTCGCGCAGGGTCAGGACATCCCGGGCGTGACGATCCGTGACACCGAGATCCACGACTCGACGTACGACGGCATCCAGTTCAAGACGGGTGGCGGCTCGATGCCGGGCGTGAAGATCACCGACGTGAAGATCGACGGGTCGAAGAACGGCTCCGGCATCCTCGCGATGAGCGGGGCCCGCGGCAGCGCCGCCCTGACGAACGTCACGATCACCGACTCCGCCGAAGGGAGCGTACTCATCGAGCCGGGCTCGCAGTTCACCATCACCGGCGCACCGGTCGGAGCATCGGCCGCCCGCCTGAACCGCTGA
- a CDS encoding PP2C family protein-serine/threonine phosphatase, with product MVSTQAQTGAGTQQDSLWGDAPYPALVADAQGAVVLRNRAADVLLPGIRPGTLFADAVPAWLSAAHDALRTPGSRTAQEAGTPVTGVIGERTFEAHSSVRDDGTVAWWLVDDTDHLLAQKALRMERKRTAFLSEASSTLLSSLNLGRCMDVTAELAAEHLADAALVIAPTHGRRLPVVTCLRGGSPVLSHESVDPNDVPGLGEALRGFPPVPSRWIDPSAAPVWMVPEGFGPVGSIVITPLPGHGVPAGALVLLRRSGGAAFTDSEEVFARLFAARAGAAMSAARLYAEQTSITDVLMRELLPPSLHQISGVDYAGGYRPSADHERIGGDFYDVHPAAVEGEASLVTLGDVCGKGLEAAVLTGKIRNTLHALLPLADDHQRMITLLNTALLNSHHTRFATLVLASAVREGNAVNLRLTSAGHLTPLIVRTNGAVEEAQTRGTLVGAMPDAPARTTALTLAPGESCVLYTDGITEAEGGPMGGVQFGEERLKRVLSECVGMPSESIVERVQMLASQWVGKGRHDDMAVVVISAPRTHHLSAVNGHTRGRFTA from the coding sequence TTGGTCTCCACCCAAGCGCAAACCGGTGCCGGCACACAGCAGGACTCGCTCTGGGGTGACGCCCCCTACCCCGCCCTGGTCGCCGACGCCCAGGGCGCGGTCGTGCTGCGCAACCGTGCCGCGGACGTGCTGCTGCCCGGGATCCGTCCCGGGACACTCTTCGCGGACGCCGTCCCGGCCTGGCTGTCGGCGGCGCACGACGCCTTGCGGACACCCGGCTCGCGTACCGCCCAGGAGGCGGGCACCCCTGTGACGGGAGTGATCGGCGAGCGCACCTTCGAGGCCCACTCCAGCGTGCGGGACGACGGCACGGTGGCCTGGTGGCTCGTCGACGACACCGATCACCTGCTGGCACAGAAGGCCCTGCGCATGGAGCGGAAGCGGACCGCGTTCCTGTCCGAGGCGTCCAGCACGCTGCTGTCCTCGCTCAACCTGGGGCGCTGCATGGATGTGACCGCCGAGCTGGCCGCGGAGCATCTCGCCGACGCGGCCCTGGTGATCGCGCCGACGCACGGGCGTCGGCTGCCGGTGGTGACCTGCCTGCGCGGCGGCAGCCCCGTGCTGTCCCACGAATCGGTGGATCCCAACGACGTGCCGGGGCTCGGCGAGGCACTGCGCGGGTTCCCCCCGGTGCCCTCACGGTGGATCGATCCGTCCGCCGCGCCGGTCTGGATGGTGCCCGAGGGTTTCGGCCCGGTCGGCTCGATAGTCATCACCCCGCTGCCCGGTCACGGCGTCCCGGCCGGTGCCCTCGTCCTGCTGCGCCGGTCGGGCGGAGCGGCGTTCACCGACAGTGAGGAAGTCTTCGCCCGGCTGTTCGCCGCGCGGGCCGGGGCGGCCATGTCGGCCGCCCGCCTGTACGCGGAGCAGACCTCGATCACCGACGTGCTGATGCGCGAGCTGCTGCCGCCCTCGCTGCACCAGATCTCGGGAGTGGACTACGCGGGCGGCTACCGGCCCTCCGCGGACCACGAACGGATCGGCGGCGACTTCTACGACGTGCACCCGGCCGCGGTCGAGGGCGAGGCGTCACTGGTCACGCTCGGGGACGTGTGCGGCAAGGGCCTCGAAGCGGCCGTACTGACCGGGAAGATCCGCAACACGCTGCACGCGCTGCTGCCCCTGGCCGACGACCACCAGCGGATGATCACTCTGCTGAACACCGCGCTGCTCAACTCCCACCACACCCGGTTCGCGACCCTGGTCCTGGCCTCCGCCGTACGGGAGGGCAACGCGGTGAACCTGCGGCTGACCAGCGCCGGACATCTGACCCCGCTCATCGTCCGGACGAACGGCGCGGTGGAGGAGGCGCAGACCCGCGGCACCCTGGTGGGCGCCATGCCGGACGCCCCCGCCCGCACCACCGCCCTCACGCTCGCGCCCGGGGAATCCTGCGTGCTCTACACCGATGGCATCACGGAGGCGGAGGGCGGGCCGATGGGCGGCGTCCAGTTCGGCGAGGAACGGCTCAAGCGCGTCCTGTCGGAGTGCGTGGGCATGCCGTCCGAGAGCATCGTGGAGCGCGTCCAGATGCTCGCCTCGCAGTGGGTCGGCAAGGGGCGCCACGACGACATGGCCGTCGTCGTGATCTCCGCGCCCCGCACCCACCACCTCAGCGCGGTGAACGGCCACACCCGGGGCAGGTTCACCGCATGA
- a CDS encoding cobalamin B12-binding domain-containing protein, with product MSIRTPHRPPVGETADGTAGRTVVHQLADELWNAVSAADEYTAVEVVLGALERGVDPESVLLDVIARVQGKVGEEWAANRLSVTQEHAATAINERAVAALSLHPAAHTTPTRGRITVACVDGEWHALPARLLAEVLTLRGWQVDYLGAQVPAPHLIAHLHRTDSDAVALSSSIATRLPTAHAAITACQAVGVPVLVGGAAFGPDGRYASLLDADAWAPDARTAADRLALGPLPRPRADHQQLDDLPHLADQEYTLITRNSASLVRSVFTALEDAFPAMRTYSELQREHTAEDLAHIVDFLGTSLYLGDEDLFAGFLTWTAQILTARGVPARSLPPTLAILARELKDFPRAVRILEHGADALAPVDHRTAESRS from the coding sequence ATGAGCATCCGTACCCCGCACCGCCCTCCCGTCGGTGAGACCGCCGACGGGACCGCCGGCCGGACCGTCGTCCATCAGCTGGCCGACGAACTGTGGAACGCCGTCTCGGCGGCCGACGAGTACACGGCTGTCGAGGTGGTGCTCGGCGCACTGGAGCGCGGTGTCGATCCGGAGAGCGTGCTGCTGGACGTCATCGCCCGCGTTCAGGGCAAGGTGGGCGAGGAGTGGGCCGCCAACCGGCTCAGCGTGACCCAGGAACACGCGGCGACCGCCATCAACGAACGGGCCGTCGCCGCCCTCTCCCTGCACCCCGCCGCACACACCACCCCCACCCGCGGCAGGATCACGGTGGCCTGCGTCGACGGCGAGTGGCACGCGCTGCCCGCCCGCCTCCTCGCCGAGGTCCTGACCCTGCGCGGCTGGCAGGTGGACTACCTCGGCGCCCAGGTGCCCGCTCCGCACCTCATCGCCCACCTGCACCGCACCGACTCCGACGCGGTCGCCCTCTCCAGCTCGATCGCCACCCGACTGCCCACCGCGCACGCCGCGATCACCGCCTGCCAGGCCGTCGGCGTTCCCGTACTCGTCGGAGGCGCCGCCTTCGGACCCGACGGGCGCTACGCCTCGCTGCTCGACGCCGACGCCTGGGCGCCCGACGCCCGCACCGCGGCCGACCGGCTCGCCCTCGGCCCGCTGCCCCGCCCGCGGGCCGACCACCAGCAGCTGGACGACCTGCCCCACCTGGCCGACCAGGAATACACCCTGATCACCCGCAACAGCGCCTCGCTGGTGCGCAGTGTCTTCACCGCTCTGGAAGACGCGTTCCCCGCCATGCGGACGTACAGCGAACTGCAGCGTGAGCACACGGCCGAAGACCTCGCGCACATCGTGGACTTCCTCGGCACCTCCCTGTACCTCGGCGACGAGGATCTCTTCGCCGGCTTCCTCACCTGGACCGCCCAGATCCTCACCGCCCGCGGGGTGCCCGCGCGCAGCCTGCCGCCGACCCTGGCCATCCTGGCCCGTGAGCTCAAGGACTTCCCGCGGGCCGTCCGCATCCTCGAACACGGCGCCGATGCCCTCGCCCCTGTAGACCACCGCACCGCCGAGAGCCGTTCATGA
- a CDS encoding STAS domain-containing protein: MTTLPPAHLRLTTVDTEDTVRIELHGDLDYDTADSLLAAVTVTLTAHPRLGDLHLHCAELGTVDSMGLSILLMIRRRTDQAGVRLHLDDRPVTLERLLTITGSLDYLTTSPTDTANSPLGTGQDPLTSGKPMTARPTGPDGTT, translated from the coding sequence ATGACCACGTTGCCCCCCGCCCACCTGCGTCTCACCACGGTCGACACCGAGGACACGGTCCGCATAGAGCTCCACGGAGATCTGGACTACGACACCGCCGACAGCCTCCTGGCCGCCGTCACCGTCACCCTCACCGCACACCCGCGCCTGGGCGATCTGCATCTGCACTGTGCCGAGCTCGGCACCGTCGACTCCATGGGCCTGTCCATCCTGCTGATGATCCGCCGCCGCACCGATCAGGCCGGTGTCCGTCTTCATCTGGACGACCGCCCGGTGACTCTGGAACGGCTGCTGACCATCACCGGTAGCCTGGACTACCTCACGACGAGCCCCACCGACACCGCGAACTCACCCCTCGGTACGGGGCAGGATCCCCTCACGAGCGGAAAACCGATGACGGCCCGCCCCACCGGACCGGACGGCACCACCTGA